One Papio anubis isolate 15944 chromosome 9, Panubis1.0, whole genome shotgun sequence genomic window carries:
- the MVK gene encoding mevalonate kinase isoform X1 translates to MLSEVLLVSAPGKVILHGEHAVVHGKVALAVALNLRTFLRLQPHSNGKVDLSLPNIGIKWAWDVARLQLLDTSFLEQGDATTPTPELVEKLKEVAGLPDDCAVTESLAVLAFLYLYLSICRKQRALPSLDIVVWSELPHGAGLGSSAAYSVCLAAALLTVCEEIPNPLKDGDRVNRWTKEDLELINKWAFQGERVIHGNPSGVDNAVSTWGGALRYQQGKISSLKRPPALQILLTNTKVPRNTRTLVAGVRNRLLKFPEIVAPLLTSIDAISLECERVLGEMGEAPAPEQYLVLEELIDMNQHHLNALGVGHASLDQLCQVTRARGLHSKLTGAGGGGCGITLLKPGLEQPEVEATKQALTSCGFDCWETSIGAPGVSIHSATSLDSRVQQALDGL, encoded by the exons ATGTTGTCAGAAGTCCTACTGGTGTCTGCTCCGGGGAAAGTCATCCTTCATGGAGAACATGCTGTGGTACATGGCAAG GTAGCACTGGCTGTAGCCTTGAACTTGAGAACATTTCTCCGGCTTCAACCCCACAGCAATGGGAAAGTGGACCTCAGCTTACCCAACATTGGTATCAAGTGGGCCTGGGATGTGGCCAGGCTTCAGCTACTGGACACAAGCTTTCTGG AGCAAGGTGATGCCACAACACCCACCCCAGAGCTAGTGGAGAAGCTGAAGGAGGTGGCAGGCTTGCCTGACGACTGTGCTGTCACCGAGAGCCTGGCTGTGCTGGCCTTTCTCTACTTATACCTGTCCATCTGCCGGAAGCAGAG GGCCCTGCCGAGCCTGGATATCGTAGTGTGGTCAGAGTTGCCCCACGGGGCGGGCTTGGGCTCCAGCGCTGCCTACTCGGTGTGTCTGGCAGCGGCCCTCCTGACTGTGTGCGAGGAGATCCCAAACCCGCTGAAGGATGGAGATCGCGTCAACAG GTGGACCAAGGAGGATTTGGAGCTAATTAACAAGTGGGCTTTCCAAGGCGAGAGAGTGATTCACGGGAACCCCTCTGGAGTGGACAATGCTGTCAGCACCTGGG GAGGAGCCCTCCGATACCAACAAGGGAAGATTTCATCCTTAAAGAG GCCGCCGGCTCTCCAGATCCTGCTGACCAACACCAAAGTCCCTCGCAATACCAGGACCCTCGTGGCTGGTGTCAGAAACAGGCTGCTCAAG ttccCAGAGATCGTGGccccactcctgacctcaataGATGCCATCTCCCTGGAGTGTGAGCGTGTGCTGGGAGAGATGGGGGAGGCTCCAGCCCCAGAGCAGTACCTCGTACTGGAA GAGCTCATTGACATGAACCAGCACCATCTGAATGCCCTTGGTGTGGGCCACGCCTCTCTGGACCAGCTCTGCCAGGTGACCAGGGCCCGCGGACTTCACAGCAAGCTGACTGGTGCAGGCGGTGGTGGCTGTGGCATCACACTCCTCAAGCCAG GGCTGGAGCAGCCAGAGGTGGAGGCCACAAAGCAGGCCCTGACCAGCTGTGGCTTTGACTGCTGGGAAACCAGCATCGGTGCCCCCGGTGTCTCCATCCACTCAGCCACCTCCCTGGACAGCCGAGTCCAGCAAGCCCTGGATGGCCTCTGA
- the MVK gene encoding mevalonate kinase isoform X2, with protein MLSEVLLVSAPGKVILHGEHAVVHGKVALAVALNLRTFLRLQPHSNGKVDLSLPNIGIKWAWDVARLQLLDTSFLEQGDATTPTPELVEKLKEVAGLPDDCAVTESLAVLAFLYLYLSICRKQRALPSLDIVVWSELPHGAGLGSSAAYSVCLAAALLTVCEEIPNPLKDGDRVNRWTKEDLELINKWAFQGERVIHGNPSGVDNAVSTWGGALRYQQGKISSLKRPPALQILLTNTKVPRNTRTLVAGVRNRLLKELIDMNQHHLNALGVGHASLDQLCQVTRARGLHSKLTGAGGGGCGITLLKPGLEQPEVEATKQALTSCGFDCWETSIGAPGVSIHSATSLDSRVQQALDGL; from the exons ATGTTGTCAGAAGTCCTACTGGTGTCTGCTCCGGGGAAAGTCATCCTTCATGGAGAACATGCTGTGGTACATGGCAAG GTAGCACTGGCTGTAGCCTTGAACTTGAGAACATTTCTCCGGCTTCAACCCCACAGCAATGGGAAAGTGGACCTCAGCTTACCCAACATTGGTATCAAGTGGGCCTGGGATGTGGCCAGGCTTCAGCTACTGGACACAAGCTTTCTGG AGCAAGGTGATGCCACAACACCCACCCCAGAGCTAGTGGAGAAGCTGAAGGAGGTGGCAGGCTTGCCTGACGACTGTGCTGTCACCGAGAGCCTGGCTGTGCTGGCCTTTCTCTACTTATACCTGTCCATCTGCCGGAAGCAGAG GGCCCTGCCGAGCCTGGATATCGTAGTGTGGTCAGAGTTGCCCCACGGGGCGGGCTTGGGCTCCAGCGCTGCCTACTCGGTGTGTCTGGCAGCGGCCCTCCTGACTGTGTGCGAGGAGATCCCAAACCCGCTGAAGGATGGAGATCGCGTCAACAG GTGGACCAAGGAGGATTTGGAGCTAATTAACAAGTGGGCTTTCCAAGGCGAGAGAGTGATTCACGGGAACCCCTCTGGAGTGGACAATGCTGTCAGCACCTGGG GAGGAGCCCTCCGATACCAACAAGGGAAGATTTCATCCTTAAAGAG GCCGCCGGCTCTCCAGATCCTGCTGACCAACACCAAAGTCCCTCGCAATACCAGGACCCTCGTGGCTGGTGTCAGAAACAGGCTGCTCAAG GAGCTCATTGACATGAACCAGCACCATCTGAATGCCCTTGGTGTGGGCCACGCCTCTCTGGACCAGCTCTGCCAGGTGACCAGGGCCCGCGGACTTCACAGCAAGCTGACTGGTGCAGGCGGTGGTGGCTGTGGCATCACACTCCTCAAGCCAG GGCTGGAGCAGCCAGAGGTGGAGGCCACAAAGCAGGCCCTGACCAGCTGTGGCTTTGACTGCTGGGAAACCAGCATCGGTGCCCCCGGTGTCTCCATCCACTCAGCCACCTCCCTGGACAGCCGAGTCCAGCAAGCCCTGGATGGCCTCTGA